In Microbacterium sp. No. 7, the genomic window CGAAGATGGGCGGCTTCTTCTTCGTCGTCTTCGGCGTCATCGTGCTCATCGCCTCGCTGTTCACGATCAACCCGATCTGGAACTACGGCCCGTACGACCCGTCGCCCGTGTCGGCCGGCACGCAGCCCGACTGGTACATCGGCTTCGCCGACGGCATGCTGCGCCTCATCCCGCCGGGCTGGGAGTCGTACTTCCTCGACCGCACGTGGACGTGGTACGTGATCATCCCGATGGTCGTGCTGCTGGTCTTCCTGGTGCTCGTCGCCGTCTACCCCTTCATCGAGGCGTGGATCACCGGCGACAAGCGCGAGCACCACATCGCCCAGCGCCCGCGCCAGGCTCCGACCCGCACGGCCATCGGTGCCGCCGGCGTCGTGTTCTACGCGGTCATGTGGGCGGCGGCGTCGTCGGATCTCATGGCGACCCACTTCCGCCTCACGATGGAGGGCGTCATCCACGCCCTGCAGCTGCTGCTCATCTTCGGCCCGATCATCGCCTACTTCGTCACGAAGCGCATCTGCATCGCGCTGCTGAAGAAGGACCGCGAGATCGCGCTGCACGGCTACGAGTCGGGTCGCATCGTGCGCCTCCCCGGCGGCGAGTTCATCGAGGTGCACCAGCCCGTCGACGAGTACGAGCTCGTCAAGCTGGTCGACTACGAGACCAACGAGCCGCTCGTGGTGCGCCCCAACGACAAGGGCCGCATCCCGTGGCACGAGAACGTGCGCTCGTCGCTGTCGCGCTGGTTCTTCGAGGACCGCCTGCAGCCCGTCACGCAGGCCGAGATCGACGAGGCCCGCTCGCACCACGCGCACGCGCTGGGTCACGACGAGCACGCCGAGATCGAGGAGGGCAAGGGTCACTGACCCCCGCTCCCCCACTGAGAGGGCGGTGAGACCGACGAGGTCTCACCGCCCTCTCACTTTGTGCTTGGGCTTCAACCGCGGCAAAGTGCGGGTCACGACAGCGTGCACCCACCATTTGCCGCGGTCGAGCCGCATCGCCTCCCATTCAACCGCGGCAAAGTGCGGCGCCGCGCGGTCGCCACCCGCACTTTGCCGCGGTTGAGCCACGATGCGCCCGCTTGCTGCTCCGCACGCGATGGAAGCCTCAGCGGGCCCTCAGCGGGCCCTCAGAGCTCGACGACGAGGCTCGTGCCGCTTCCGCTCTTCGACTCCCACGACCAGGTCTCGTGCAGCCGCAGGCGGCCGTCCTCCGAACGACTCAGCTGCGACACGCAGCGGCCCGACGAGGTCTCGCGGTCGCGGTTGATCTGGGTGTAGCGGAAGCAGACCGTGTCGGCCTCGCGGGTGCCGACGAGGAAGCCGCGGAGCACCGCTCCCCCGCTGTACGCCGCCCAGACGACGCCGTCGGCCTCCTGGTAGTCGAACACCGTGTCGGCGCCGACGTCACCGCCCACCGTGTCGGTGAGCGCCGCGAAGCGGCGCCCGTCCAGCGAGGGGAGAGTCTCGGCATCCACGGCACGAGCCTAGCGTCGGAGGCGGCAGCGCTGCGTGGAACGGCGCCCCTTTCTCCTGCTGCGGCGCACGATCGCTCCGCCGCCCGGGCCGGAAGCCGCCGCCATCGGCCGCGCGGGGACGGAAAAGGCGATGTCCACGGCGCAGCCCCAGGGGCTGCGCCGTGGACATCGCCACGAACGGGGAGAACGCGTCAGTGCGCGAAGTAGCCGCGGTAGTACTCGAACACCCAGCCGACGATCGCGACCAGGAAGAGCGCGATGCCGATCGGGAGCAGGAAGACGCTCACCGCAAGGCCGAGGATGGCCAGCGAGGCGGCGACCGCCAACACGAGCGGCCACCACGACCACGGGCTGAAGTCACCGATCTCGGGGTCTCCGTCGTCGATGTCGGCGGTGAGGATGTCCTCGGGCAGCTCGCCGCCCTGCGCGCGGTGCACGCGAGCGACGTAGAAGCCGATCATCACCGCCATGAACACCGTGAAGACCAACGCGACGGTGCCCGCCCATTCGATGGCGTTGTACCACGGGAGCGCGGGATGCGCGGCGATGTTCCAGACGACGTAGATGACCGCGACGAGCCCGAAGAAGCCGCCGAGAACCCACCAGAAGTTGACGTTGGTCCTCACTTACTTGACCTTTCCTTCGACCGGCTCGTCGGCTCCGAACGACTCGGCAGCCTCGGGATGGTTGAGATCGAACGCGGGGCGCTCGCTGCGGATCCGCGGGATCGAGGTGAAGTTGTGACGCGGCGGCGGGCAGCTCGTCGCCCACTCGAGCGATGCGCCGTAGCCCCACGGGTCGTTGACGGTCACCTTGGGGGCCTTGCGCGCCGTGATCCACACGTTCAGGAAGAACGGCACCATCGAGAGGCCGAGGATGATCGCACCGATCGTCGACACCTGGTTCTGCCACGTCCAGCCGTCTGCGGCCGAGTAGTCGGCGTAGCGGCGGACCATGCCGTCGACGCCCAGCCAGTGCTGGATGAGGAACGTCATGTGGAAGCCGACGAACAGCATCCAGAAGTGCACCATGCCGAGTCGCTCGTTGAGCATGCGGCCCGTCCACTTCGGCCACCAGAAGTAGAAGCCGGCGAACATCGCGAACACGACCGTGCCGAACACGACGTAGTGGAAGTGGGCGACGACGAAGTACGAGTCCGACGTGTGGAACGTCAGCGGCGGCGACGCGAGGATGACGCCGGTCAGACCGCCGAAGACGAACGACACGAGGAAGCCGAGCACCCACACCATGGGCGTCTCGAAGGTCACCGACCCTCGCCACATCGTTCCGATCCAGTTGAAGATCTTCACGCCCGTTGGTACCGCGATGAGCATCGTCATCACCGCGAAGAACGGCAGCAGGACCGCGCCGGTGACGTACATGTGGTGCGCCCACACCGCGACCGAGAGGGCCGCGATCGCGATCGTCGCGTAGACGAGCGTCTTGTACCCGAAGATCGGCTTGCGGCTGAACACCGGCACGATCTCGGAGACGATGCCGAAGAACGGCAGGGCGATGATGTACACCTCGGGGTGCCCGAAGAACCAGAACAGGTGCTGCCACAGCAGGACGCCGCCGTTGGCGGGGTCGTAGATGTGGGCGCCGAAGAGGCGGTCGGCGGCCGCGGCGAACATGGCCGCCGCGAGCACGGGGAACACCATGATGACGAGCACGCTGGTGACGAGGGTGTTCCAGGCGAAGATCGGCATGCGCCACATCGTCATGCCCGGAGCGCGCATCGTGATGATGGTGGTCAGGAAGTTGACGCCACCCATGATCGTGCCGAAACCGCTCATGCCCAGGCCGAGCATCCAGAGGTTTCCGCCGACGCCCGGCGAGAAGCTCGCGTTGGCGAGCGGCTGATAGGCGAACCAGCCGAACGCGGCGGCGCCCTGCGGGGTGAGGAAGCCGGCCACGGCGATGATCGAGCCGAACATGAACAGCCACAGGGCGAACGCGTTCAGTCGCGGGAACGCGACGTCGGGGGCGCCGATCTGCAGCGGCAGCAGCGCGTTCGCGAAACCGGCGAAGAGCGGCGTCGCGAACATCAGCAGCATGATCGTGCCGTGCATCGTGAAGAGCTGGTTGTACTGGTCCTTCGTCGGCACGATCTGCATGCCGGGCTCGAAGAGCTCCGCACGGATGATGAGCGCCATCACGCCGCCGAGCAGGAAGAACAGCACGGACGAGATCAGGTACATGTACCCGATCGTCTTGTGGTCAGTGGAGGTGATCCACTTGACGATGATGTTGCCCTTCTGCTCCACCCGGGACGAGCTCAGCAGCGCAGCCTGGCGCGGCGGGATCGTCGTCGGACGAGCCGGACTATCAAGCTGGGTAACCATCAGTGGCCTCCCTCGGAGTCAGCAGGGGCACCCGTTCCGGGCGCGTTCTGGAGGCGGTCGTAGATGTCGTTGATGTCGCCGGTCTGACCCGCGCTGCGCAGCGACGCGAGGTAGTCGTCGTACTCGTCCTGCTCGACGACCTTGACCTTGAAGAGCATCATCGAGTGGTACTCGCCACAGAGCTCGGCGCACTTGCCGTCGTACTCCCCCACGCGCGTCGGCGTGAACGACCAGTAGTTGTCGTGGCCGATGTACATGTCGCGCTTGAACAGGAAGTCGATGATCCAGAACGAGTGGATGACGTCGCGCGACACGAGCTTGAGGGTGACCTTCTGGTCGACCGGCAGCACGAGGGTGGGCAGCTCGTTGATGATGTTGCCCTGCTCGTCGGTCTGCGCCTGCACGCCCATGGTCCAGACGGCGTCGTCGGGCTGCTCGCAGTCGTCGCCGTTGTACTGGAAGTCCCACGCCCACTGCTTGGCGATCGCCGTGATGCAGACGTCGGGGTCTTCGTAGACCTCGTCGATCGCGGCCTGGTCGCGCACCGTGAAGGCCGCGAAGCCGACGATGAGGATGAGCGGCACGATCGTGTAGAAGATCTCGATCGGCATGTTGTAGCGCAGCTGCACCGGCAGGCCCGTCTGGCCCTTGCGACGCCGGTAGGCGATGGCCGCCCACGCCATGAGGCCCCACGTGACGACGCCGACGACGAGCAGCACGAGCCACGAGGTCACCCAGAGGCCCGACACGCGGGATGTCTGGTTCGTCGCCTGGACGCCGTCTTCAGTGAAGCCGGGGAGATAGCCGTTCAGCTCGGTCGGCGTGCACGCCGCGAGAGCGACGGCGACGGCGATCCCGAGCGGGATGACGGCCCAGCGGAGTCGGCGTTTGACGCGCACGGTGCACCTTTCGGGGTCATGAAGGTCGAACACCTGTCAGTCTAGGGCAACCTCTCATGCGATTCTGGCCAATCGCCCAGGATGTTCCCCCTGACGCAGGCGGAGAGGGGGACGAGATCAGTGGAAGCTGTCGCCGCAGGCGCAGCTTCCCGCCGCGTTCGGGTTGTCGATCGTGAAGCCCTGCTCCGAGATGGTGTCCTTGAAATCGATGGCGGCGCCGTCGAGGTAGGGCACCGACATCTCGTCGACGATCACCTCGACGCCGTCGAAGTCGACGGTCTTGTCGCCGTCGAGATAGCGCTCGTCGAAGTAGAGCTGGTAGATCAGCCCGCTGCATCCGCCCGGCTGCACGGCGACACGGAGCCGCAGGTCGTCGCGGCCCTCCTGCTCGAGGAGGCTCTTGACCTTGGCGGCCGCGGCCTCGGTGAGCGAAACGCCGTGCTCGGCGGTGGTCTCGGTGGGGGTCATAGCGATGTCGGTCATGGGGTCACCTCTGCGCGTCGGGCCGCCGTCATGCGGCCGGATGCCTTGATTCTACGTCGACCGGCGGCTCTCGGGACCGGTGCGGCGCTCAGTGCTCGACCGTGACCTCGACCCCGTCGGAGATGCGATAGGGCCGGGTCGCGACCAGCGCTCCGACGACGCGGCGCAGCCGGGAGACCTCCGCCCGCACCGACACCTCGTGGTCGGCGTCGCCGAAGACCTCGCGGCTGAGCCGCGACGCCGACAGCCCCTCCGGGCCGGCGGCCGCGAGCAGCCGCATGACCTGGGCGTGGCGCGGCGTGAGCTGCACGTGCCACGGGTCGCCGTCGGCGTGGACCTCGAGCACGTCGCCGCGCAGCGTCGCGTGCAGCCGCGCCCGCCATCCCGAGGGGCGCACGAGCCAGCCGGTCGACAGGCGCTCGGGCAGGCAGATGCCGACGCCCGGAACCGCGACCGCGACCCCGTCGGCGGGCGCGGCGATCCGCTCGCGCGGCGTCGTTCCGACGCTGTGCGCGACCCATCCGGCGTCGTCGACGATGAGCGCGGGGCCCGTGCGCACGAGGTGCGCGGATGCCCGGCGCAGGCCTTCGAGCGACTCCCGATGCCGTTGCCAGAGCATCGCCTCCGCGAGCCTCGTCGCCGAGGAGACGAGGGCGCCGATCGCGGGATGGAGCGTGAACGCCGGCCCCGACACGTCGACGACGCCGATCAGCTCGCCGGTGCGCGGGTCGTGGATGGGCGCCGCGCTGCAGTACCACGGATGCTGCTGCCGTTCGAAGTGCTCGCCGGCGAACAGCTCGACGGGAGCCGCCTCGGCGATCGCCGTGCCGATCGCGTTCGTCCCCACACGCGCCTCGGTCCAGGTCGCGCCCTCCGCGAACCCCAGCCGGTCGGCCGTCATCCGCACGCGCGGGGAGCCCTCGCGCCACAGCACCGTGCCGTCCTGGTCGGTGACCACGACGATGTAGTTCGAGGCGTCCGCCGCCGCCGTCAGCACGCTCCGCACGTCGTCGATCACGTGCCGCAGCGGCGACGTGCGCCGCAGCTGCTCGATGCGATCGATGCCGAGCGGATCCCGCAGATTGCCGCCGTCCGACGCGAGCCCCATGCCCAGCACGCGCCGCCACGAGCGGGCGACGATCGGCCGCGGGCTCACGGGCGGGCGCGAGCCCGCGAGCACGGCGTCGTGCACGCGGCGCAGCGTGCGCACGCGCTCATCGAGGTCTCGGCCCGCCGGCGCGGCCGAGAAGGATGCCGTCATCGGAACCTCCTGGCGTGAACACTAGACGCCCGCTGCAACACGCTGCAACCGTTTCCGCGCGATGCGGTCCCGCCTTTACTGGGCTCACGGACGATCGCAAGGAGGCATCAATGTCCGATACCGCACTTCTTCACCCCGACGGGCTGCGCGATGCGCGCACCGCCGACGAGATCGCCACGGACTGGCTCGGTCGCTTCGAGGGCGCCCTGCGCGCACGCGACG contains:
- the qcrB gene encoding cytochrome bc1 complex cytochrome b subunit produces the protein MSTSTVTETKRDEKPLGGKFLAGTANYIDERTSISGFVKELGRKIFPDHWSFMLGEIALWSFVVVFLSGTFLTFFFDASMVETHYHGAYAPLRGVAMSAALDSTLHISFDLRGGLLVRQIHHWAALTFVAGIGVHMLRVFFTGAFRKPRELNWVIGFVLFVLAMAEGFTGYSLPDDLLSGNGLRIIDGMIKGLPLIGTWTSFLLFGGEFPGSDIVGRLYTLHILLLPLILIALLALHMMLMIINKHTQFAGPGRTNSNVVGYPMMPVYMSKMGGFFFVVFGVIVLIASLFTINPIWNYGPYDPSPVSAGTQPDWYIGFADGMLRLIPPGWESYFLDRTWTWYVIIPMVVLLVFLVLVAVYPFIEAWITGDKREHHIAQRPRQAPTRTAIGAAGVVFYAVMWAAASSDLMATHFRLTMEGVIHALQLLLIFGPIIAYFVTKRICIALLKKDREIALHGYESGRIVRLPGGEFIEVHQPVDEYELVKLVDYETNEPLVVRPNDKGRIPWHENVRSSLSRWFFEDRLQPVTQAEIDEARSHHAHALGHDEHAEIEEGKGH
- a CDS encoding cytochrome c oxidase subunit 4, coding for MRTNVNFWWVLGGFFGLVAVIYVVWNIAAHPALPWYNAIEWAGTVALVFTVFMAVMIGFYVARVHRAQGGELPEDILTADIDDGDPEIGDFSPWSWWPLVLAVAASLAILGLAVSVFLLPIGIALFLVAIVGWVFEYYRGYFAH
- the ctaD gene encoding aa3-type cytochrome oxidase subunit I; translation: MVTQLDSPARPTTIPPRQAALLSSSRVEQKGNIIVKWITSTDHKTIGYMYLISSVLFFLLGGVMALIIRAELFEPGMQIVPTKDQYNQLFTMHGTIMLLMFATPLFAGFANALLPLQIGAPDVAFPRLNAFALWLFMFGSIIAVAGFLTPQGAAAFGWFAYQPLANASFSPGVGGNLWMLGLGMSGFGTIMGGVNFLTTIITMRAPGMTMWRMPIFAWNTLVTSVLVIMVFPVLAAAMFAAAADRLFGAHIYDPANGGVLLWQHLFWFFGHPEVYIIALPFFGIVSEIVPVFSRKPIFGYKTLVYATIAIAALSVAVWAHHMYVTGAVLLPFFAVMTMLIAVPTGVKIFNWIGTMWRGSVTFETPMVWVLGFLVSFVFGGLTGVILASPPLTFHTSDSYFVVAHFHYVVFGTVVFAMFAGFYFWWPKWTGRMLNERLGMVHFWMLFVGFHMTFLIQHWLGVDGMVRRYADYSAADGWTWQNQVSTIGAIILGLSMVPFFLNVWITARKAPKVTVNDPWGYGASLEWATSCPPPRHNFTSIPRIRSERPAFDLNHPEAAESFGADEPVEGKVK
- the ctaC gene encoding aa3-type cytochrome oxidase subunit II, which translates into the protein MRVKRRLRWAVIPLGIAVAVALAACTPTELNGYLPGFTEDGVQATNQTSRVSGLWVTSWLVLLVVGVVTWGLMAWAAIAYRRRKGQTGLPVQLRYNMPIEIFYTIVPLILIVGFAAFTVRDQAAIDEVYEDPDVCITAIAKQWAWDFQYNGDDCEQPDDAVWTMGVQAQTDEQGNIINELPTLVLPVDQKVTLKLVSRDVIHSFWIIDFLFKRDMYIGHDNYWSFTPTRVGEYDGKCAELCGEYHSMMLFKVKVVEQDEYDDYLASLRSAGQTGDINDIYDRLQNAPGTGAPADSEGGH
- the erpA gene encoding iron-sulfur cluster insertion protein ErpA → MTDIAMTPTETTAEHGVSLTEAAAAKVKSLLEQEGRDDLRLRVAVQPGGCSGLIYQLYFDERYLDGDKTVDFDGVEVIVDEMSVPYLDGAAIDFKDTISEQGFTIDNPNAAGSCACGDSFH
- a CDS encoding helix-turn-helix domain-containing protein — protein: MTASFSAAPAGRDLDERVRTLRRVHDAVLAGSRPPVSPRPIVARSWRRVLGMGLASDGGNLRDPLGIDRIEQLRRTSPLRHVIDDVRSVLTAAADASNYIVVVTDQDGTVLWREGSPRVRMTADRLGFAEGATWTEARVGTNAIGTAIAEAAPVELFAGEHFERQQHPWYCSAAPIHDPRTGELIGVVDVSGPAFTLHPAIGALVSSATRLAEAMLWQRHRESLEGLRRASAHLVRTGPALIVDDAGWVAHSVGTTPRERIAAPADGVAVAVPGVGICLPERLSTGWLVRPSGWRARLHATLRGDVLEVHADGDPWHVQLTPRHAQVMRLLAAAGPEGLSASRLSREVFGDADHEVSVRAEVSRLRRVVGALVATRPYRISDGVEVTVEH